The DNA region ATGAAATGAATTATGATGGCTCTGTCAAAGGTCACTTCTGACCAATTGCTAGTTGGGATGATAGaacgttggatgaattccaaccattctctagctacaggcttgaggtcaagcGTTCTTAGTTGGATAGGCTTGCCTTGAGCATCCCTcttccactgagctccttccacacaaatgTCTAAAAGGACTCGGTCAAGCCTCTGATCAAAattgactcttctagtgtaaggatgtgagtctccttgcattattggcaaATGGAGCACCAACCTTACACACTCTAGGCTGAAATCCAATGgtcgttgatgagcggataatttgtacgctttttggcattgtttttagtatgtttttagtatgatctagttagtttttagtatatttttattagtttttagttaaaattcacttttctgggctttactatgagtttgtgtgtttttctgtgatttcaggtattttctggctgaaattgagggacctgagcaaaaatctgattcagaggctgacaaaggactgcagatgctgttgcattctgacctccctgcattcgaagtagattttctggagctaaagaagcccaattggcgcgctctcaacggcgttggaaagtagacatcctgggctttccagcaatgtataatagtccatactttacccgagatttgatggcccaaaccggcgttgcaaatcagctttagaattcccagcgtttaacgctggaactggcataaagattggagttaaacgcccaaactggcatgaaagctggcgtttaactccaaaaaaggtctctacacatgaaggcttcaatgctcagcccaagcacacactaagtggacccagaagtgaatttttacgtcatttactcatttctgtataccctaggttactagcttactattaataggatcttttgacattgtatctgtacctgatgacactttacacgtttctttgtgtacttcctacggcatgagtctctaaaccccatggttgggggtgaggagctctgctgtgtcttgatggattaatgcaattactactgtttcttattcaatcatgctcgcttccgttctaagatatcacttgttcttaacccggatgaatgtgatgatctgtgacactcatcatattctcaactatgaacgcgtgcctggcaaccacctccgttctaccttagattgagtagatatctcttggattccttaatcagaatcttcgtggtataagctagaattgatggcggcattcaagagaatccggaaggtctaaaccttgtctgtggtattctgagtaggattcaatgattgaatgactgtgacgagcttcaaactcgcgattgtggggcgttagtgatagacgcaaaagaatcactggattctattccgacatgatcgagaaccaacagctggatagccgtgccgtgacagggtgcgtcactacaagaaaaacacccattcaggtacacttgaaaagtgtagccaaaagtgaaaaaaatgatgccttaggctacggctacgctttttgggctacggctacgctttttggagTGATTGCTAttcggccgttgcctattctcaaaggctacgcttttctgcaccaagggctacgcttttgacgtttgggaataggctacgcttttcaagtgatgctatctaggaccaaaggctacgcttttcaacttTCATTTTtctagaataggctacgcttttcaacgcTACTGCATCACTCATAAAGCGTAGCCACATTGTATTTTatagctactttttataagcgtagccttaggtccctctttttttttatatatactatagctactgtaaataagtgtagccttagatcttgttttttttttttttgcacacTATAGCTAATAATTctgcatttttatttaaatgagttgaatattacaaaattatattCATTCCGAACACTACTCCATCTTAGCCAATAAACCACAATCATAAACAGATTAATCTTCATTATCATCCTCAATATTATCCTGcataattatatagaaaaataattaaaaaaacatttataATGACATTtgcaattataaaaataaaaaattaaaataattatatttaacaaGGCAAAAATTcagatataaaatataaattaattgttCAGATATACTTAATTAGTTTTCAACATTGAGACTTTCATGGGGTGTTTCGCCTTTAATTTCCCTAAGGACAAAGCAGTTTAAAATAAACCACTTGATGCATtttcaaagagaaaaaaatgccAATATAAACCAGGATGCCTCTCTCATCAGTAACTGTCCTCTTTACATTACTGCATCATGATTGTTTGAACTTTTAACGAAGTTCCCATTTCGGACATGCAAATGGACTGGCCATCCTACTTTGGAGTATATTTCTATATTTCACTCTCCATATAAATGTTTCcttattctcttctcttcaaTTTAAAATAGGAAATAATATCAAAGTTCTAAAACAGGAAAGGAGGAGGAGGGTTGGGTTTAAAACCTTAGGTATCGCTGGTAACTCTGAGACTCTGCAGTTTCAAATACATAAAGATATGACCCCGAAAGCACTAGAAAACATGTTTGCCACGTAGCAACTGAATTCCCAATTCCCTGTAAGATAAGGGCTATTTAGGTTTCTGATTTAACGAAAAAAGTTATTACCTCAAATATAATCGCTAACGGAAACATTTTTAAAAGGTTTGCAGAAGTACCTTCGAAACTAGGATTCTACCATCAAAGATTTGGCACTTGAATGGATATACATGTCGATGGGTAACTTGGATGAGGCACTTTAATCTTCAGAAAACCAGAGGCACAAACAGGATAAGGACAAATTATGCTCAACAAAAATGCGATGCAGATCATTATTGTAGTACAGTTTTGATAAGTACACGACAGACAAACCTGATTAACAAGTACTGCCATTCCACACCTATCAATGACAGAATACACATTATCAGCTTCTTTGGCCCGTGGTGAGCTTATTATTTGACTTTCATGAGTTGGTTTAACCAAACTGCAACTCCCAAAATCAGAGCCACAGTCCGTAAAAAAGGCAGCAAAATCACGTCCTGGTATGTAAAATCGAGAATAAAGATTATGCCTCTGCTCATCAGACTGGCTTTCCTGTAAAAACACCAAATCATACAAGAGAAGGCCAAACAACGTTGTTAATAAAAAGGCCAAACAACAAAAGTGCAACTCAATTCCCCACAGCTTAAAAGTGCAACTCAATTCCCCACAGCTCAAGCAGCATACCGCAGTGTGTAGTGTAAATTGACCAAAGTCCAAAAGAAAATGACTATCACATCTGGTTGAACCATGAGATCTGAGAGGAATTCTAACTTTTGGAGAATCAAGATCAACATCGAATGCAAATctgaaagatcaacaagaaacaGGAATCTGTAAATGAGCCTTCTATGCCTTTCTAAGTTAACCGAAAAATTTAATAAGATATTCGAAGTTTGTTCATCTGCTTAAAACTAGTGGAAAATTTCCCCTTGGGGCACAATAACTGCATTAAACTACACATCTCATGAAATGTGGttcaagaagatccctaccctGGAAATTCTTGTTAGAGGCAATAAAGAATTTGATCGGGACACAGGAGAATATGTCTCTAATACTCCGTGCAATTTTCATATTATGTTTGGGAATAACACACGTACAGAAATTATTGTGcatcttatcttttatcctAGCTTCAtgttattttcttcttatttatgGCTACTCTAATCCAGTACCCAATATATTCAAAGTAACAAAAAGATTAAagacagaaaataaaacataaataataagaaaataaagataaaaacaaaGAGAGATAACCTGCTTTTCTCCTCTAAAACCATCTGAAATTGCTCCTGTGCTCTACGAGTCACTTTCTCAATCTTAAAATTCAGTTTTAAAATCATTACAATTAACCAAAAATTCAGTTTTAACAtcattttttaaccaaaaaggtaccaaaaattttcaatcaatccTACTTGAAAGACACAAGATTCTGCAAAACCACTATTTTTCAAACACAACATAATGATCAGAGAAATTAAAGCTGTATACTTACATTTTTCAGCGAGAGCTTGTTGGGCAGTCCCTTGCAAAAGCCCAGAATACCCACAGTTGTTATAGCTTCCACCACCGCCTCCGCCGTTGTACCTACCACCGCAGCTGTAGCAAGCACCATCACCACCGCCTCTTCCTCCTCTGTATCCACCACCACGCGCAATAACCGCGACCACCACTGCCATAGCTCTTGAATGGCTCTCACAAAAagctttccctccaaaaatttaaattcaaaataagcATGATTACAAGAAAGGCATCAAGCTGATATCCATTTACATAGAATCAGCTTCATAATCCATAATGCATTATAATTTCTAAGAGTTGCATCAAAACCGAAGTTCATATTCTTTTTACAAAAGCACCGCAAACAGAAGTCTTTTATGGAAAATAGCACAACtcaaattttattacttttcttaCAACAATTATATTAAATCAAACGTAGTAGAAACATACCAGCCAAGAAGAAACACCAGGCCATTCAGGATACAAATGAATACAAAAGTGCTTTTCCATCCAGGATTGGTGTAAATAGAAGCTGCAAAATGAATAtgaattttaataacaaaaagatGAAGTACCAAACCATGTTTTTAATTAATGCATGAAAATCAGTTCAATAGTTCATAGCCCCAGAAGTAAAGATAAGATATccacatgttttctttttctctaaatttgcttcttcaaaattcaaaatgtgGACATTGCTTTTACACACATCAACCTTGATATGAAGACTATTAATCACAATCCCAACAGTTCCGATCAATGGCTTTGCAAGCTTAGCAAACATCAAAATACTCATTTCATTTGTGTCCCAATCTAAACCCAGTTTTAGGACTCACTGTGAAATACCAAGAAAATGCTCATTTCATTTGTGTATGAATCAAAACCTGCCGAATTGCATACTAGGCAGAGCCCCAATAAGATGATGGCGATGTGGATTTTAGCCATTTCGTGCAACCACCTGAATACTGCAACAAGTTCAAGAGGATTTCGATTAATTCCaagtacataaaaaaatatgtcaaTCGTGTGCATATACCTCAGATTCAACACATTAAATCTCAAACAAGAACAAACCCCTCTCAATGTATAAAAGAATGCACAGCTTCTAGGACTAGTAGAGATGGATCACTTAAAAGATGGTgcaaaagaaaactaaaatggAACATAATGTTGATTACTCATTGAAGCTGGCAAAGTGCAGTTGGAAACTTGAGCAATTCATTTACTTAGAACCATCAAGATTTAGGATAAAAATTCATTCATATGATTTCACAGGAACAACTTTAGCTCAAACTATGTGGAAAAATAATTCATGATATAGGGATatcatgaattaaaacataatcatgtcaaatattcttaataaaatatctaaaactaCTATTTTTCAGGTTATAATATTGAAATGTGAAGGAAGTAAAACCTGATCAACAATAGTTGACCAACGCATCCCTTAAAGACCCATACTAGGAGGGCATGAACCCAATGAAAACTCCTGCAGCTCGACACTTTCCTACAGAATGATTTCCCTAGTTTAGCACGCACGTATGAAATTTCCAGCACCTATTGCTTTCGTTTATGCCAAACACAGAAAGGAATCATAACAAATTGAGAATTAGAAGGCGAAACCCCCAAAATTAGAAAACCTAAAATTAGAACCCAAAACCCCCCAAAAATTCACAGAACCAATTGAAAATTGATACATACCTTCTGTATCTCAATTAGCCATTGCAGTTCATCATCACTATCAAAATCATACACACCTTCGAACTACAAAGTGAGAGCGAGTTAGAGAATGAGCAAGAAAGAGAGGATACAGAATAGAGAATACTTACCTGGTGACAGAGGATACGACGATGGTGTTGAGCAGTGACAGTGAAGAGATGAGCGGCGACGTAACGGCTTGGAGACGGTGCAGCAGCTCAGCGGCGAGCTCCAATCGACGGCAGCGCCGCGACAGAGCACGAAGGTGGCGATACATCCCTCCTTCCTCCCTTCGAGCTCCTCAGCGGGGGCACAGAAGCCCGACGGTGGTAGAACAGCAACTTAAACAAGCCCTAGCAGTGGTGGTGGAGCTTCAGCGGCGACGGAGCACCTCCTTTTTCTCTCCTCCATCGCGTTTCCTCTCATCCTCGAGCTCTCTCTCACTGGCGCTCGACGATGACGGCGACGGTGGCGGAGCCCTAGACGGCGTCgtcctctctttctttccttcccTTCTCCTCTCTgatttcttctctctttcgTGTTTGTGTATGTTGAGTGAAGATGAGAGTGTGTGCTGCATTGCTGCGTGAGTGAGGGGGAGGGCcaacaaaattttttactaagttTTTATTGAGGATTCTCATATCATCAGGAGACATTTTAAAAGCGCACccgaaatagaataaataagcTACTCTTTAAAAGCATTCCCTTTGATGAGAAAAGtgtatttatagatatttagataaggctacgctttataagtgatttctaaaatacctaaggctacactttttaaatgatgccacAATTGTGTATCCTTTTCTCATATAAAAAGGCAATAcagagaaaagcgtagcctattctatgaataggctATGCTTTTtaaatgtagcttaaaaaaagtgtggctgaatgggtatttttcttgtagtggttgaacatttccactgagaggatgggaggtagccattgacaacggtgaaaccctacacacagcttgccatggaaggagcctagcgtgtttgaagaagaagacagtaggaaagcagaggttcagaagacagagcatctccaaaatctcaacctattctccattactgcaaaacaagtacttatttcatgttcttttgcttttcacaatcaatcctgataatttctgatatcctgactaagagttacaagataaccatagcttgcttcaagctgacaatctccgtgggatcgacccttactcacgtaaggtattacttggatgacccagtgcacttgctggttagttgtgcgagattgcaaagtgtgattgcaatttcgtgcaccaagtttttggcgccgttgccggggacagttcgagtttggacaactgacggcttatcttgttgcttagattaggactgttttatttttggtttagagtcttttagttgagtctagtttcatattttaagtttggtgtcaattgcatgcttttgcttttcttttaattttcgaatttgcatgtccttagtcccttttttatcctaaaaaattctaagtttggtgtcctctttgtgtttttcccttaaaattttcgaaaattagtgcttgattttctaaaaattttaaatttggtgtcattttgttgtttttctctctcctcatttcaaaaaaatcaaatctttttcaaaataattttcaatcatatcttttcaattgctaatttcaaaatccttttaattgactaattgattcagttttcaatttgttttgatcttattttcttttagttttcgaaatttgattttatttttcatttattttattttattattttcggtcaaaaaaaaatttatattatctacttgcaatccatatcatttccctttatccatcatggacctaagtggaattgaacagtccagaaggactctggggtcatacgctaaccccattacagctgcatatgggagtagcatctgcacacctcccatcaaagcaaacagctttgagctaaatcctcaactcattatcatagtgcagcaaaactgccagtattccggtcttccacaagaagaacctactgagtttctggcacagttcttgcaaattgctgacacagtacgtgataaagaggtggatcaggatgtctacagactattactgtttccatttgctgtaaaagagcaagctaagaggtggttgaataaccaacctatagcaagcataaagacatggaaacagttatcagacaaattcctaaatcacttttaccctccaaagaggatgacacagctaaggctggacatccaaggctttaaaaaagaggataatgaatccctttataatgcctgggagaggtatagaggtatgctaagaaaatgcccctctgaaatgttttcagagtgggtacaattagacatcttttactatgggcttacagaaagagctcagatgtctttagaccactcagctggtggatctatacacatgaggaagacaattggagaagctcaagaactcatagacactgttgctagaaaccaatatttgtactctagcaatgagttctccccaaaagaggaagtcatggcagtagccactgatcctaatcctcaagaacagatgattgagcttaatcaacaattgctcctgatgacagaacagttagcagaatttaaagagatgctccatgaaactaaagttgctaacaagaacatagaactgcagttgaatcaagcaaaacagcagatatctaaacagataacagaagaatgtcaagcagtacaactgaggagtgggaagacattgaataacactgcttaaagtagcaaaaagccaaataaggaacaattgacagaggataacccaaccactgttcaaaatccctctgaggacagtaagagcccagagaggagtacttttggcgttcaaatgccagaaaggggaggaaagctggcgttaaacgccacattggcgttcaaacgccagaaagggaaggaaagctggcgttaaacgcccattccttgcccagttctggcgttcagacgccagaaaagggggaaaagttggcgttaaacgcccatttttcacccaatcctggcgttcagacgctaaGGGatgatcagacacctgagagtgctgacagtaatccctctaaaaaggcttcttcaaccacttctgtaaggaataagcctgcagcaactaaggttgaagaatataaagccaagatgtcttatcctcagaaactccgccaagcggaacaggataagcaatttgcccgctttgcagactatttaaggactcttgaaataaagattccgttcgcaagggcacttgagcaaataccttcttatgctaagttcatgaaagagatcttaagtcataagaaggattggagagaaactgaaaaagtatttctcactgaagaatgcagtgcagtcattctgaaaagcttaccagaaaagcttcaagatccaggaagctttatgataccatgcacattagaaggggcttgcaccaagacagccttatgtgatcttggagcaagtatcaatctaatacctgcatccactatcagaaagcttgggttgactgaagaagtcaaaccaacccggatatgcctccaacttgctgatggctccattaaacatccatcaggcataatagaggacatgattgtcaaggttgggccattcgcctttccaactgactttgtggtgctggatgtaacaccctaccatacagagtcttatgcttaagtcataattcagagatggcaaggtattacgacctctaaaataaaaattagtacgtatagtagtataaatgattgattataactaggagcctttgtagaaaaaggggtaaacaaaaatcgcaactctaaagcgcaacactccgatcgataacgtaacgaacaaggttAAACCAAcatgagattatatatatacaaaggagtgtcaaaaacaggaatatcaagactc from Arachis duranensis cultivar V14167 unplaced genomic scaffold, aradu.V14167.gnm2.J7QH unplaced_Scaffold_90170, whole genome shotgun sequence includes:
- the LOC107489628 gene encoding uncharacterized protein LOC107489628; this encodes MQFGSFYLHQSWMEKHFCIHLYPEWPGVSSWLGKLFVRAIQELWQWWSRLLRVVVDTEEEEAVVMVLATAAVVGTTAEAVVEAITTVGILGFCKGLPNKLSLKNIEKVTRRAQEQFQMVLEEKSRLSLFVFIFIFLLFMFYFLSLIFLLL